The Bos indicus isolate NIAB-ARS_2022 breed Sahiwal x Tharparkar chromosome X, NIAB-ARS_B.indTharparkar_mat_pri_1.0, whole genome shotgun sequence genome has a window encoding:
- the LOC139181033 gene encoding melanoma-associated antigen B2-like: MPRGQKSKHRAREKRRQARAEIQGLHDQATTSRGEETTSSSPPDSESAPSSLSAAGTPKGPQGAQGTTSAAAGAIRKRSGGGGTARSRSGVGGTARSRSGVGAEGQVQGGENSSQASAAAESSHTDLLTMESENLVKYMLLKYKMRELIKRSEMVKVIHRRYKAQFSEILSRASEHMEMVFGLVLKEVRPNSHCYTLVSNLDLSDSESMRGDWGLPKNGLLMPLLGVIYLNGHRASEEEVWKFLNILGIYDGRMHFIFGDTRKLITENLVQEEYLEYNQVPGSNPPRYEFLWGPKALTENSKTKVLQFLTKVNDLVPDALLLHYEEALRRGGRENRSQSCNRDRPFCLSQR; the protein is encoded by the coding sequence ATGCCTCGTGGGCAGAAGAGTAAGCACCGTGCTCGTGAGAAACGTCGCCAGGCCCGGGCTGAGATCCAGGGTCTTCATGATCAGGCTACCACATCTAGGGGAGAAgagaccacctcctcctcccctcctgattCAGAGAGTGCTCCCTCAAGCTTGTCTGCTGCTGGCACCCCCAAGGGGCCTCAGGGAGCCCAAGGCACCACCAGTGCTGCTGCAGGTGCTATACGCAAAAGATCTGGTGGTGGTGGCACAGCACGCTCGAGATCTGGAGTAGGTGGCACAGCACGCTCGAGATCTGGTGTAGGTGCCGAGGGCCAAGTTCAGGGAGGTGAAAATTCCTCCCAGGCCTCAGCTGCTGCTGAGAGCTCTCATACAGATCTTCTGACCATGGAGTCAGAGAATTTGGTGAAGTACATGCTGTTAAAATATAAGATGAGGGAGCTAATTAAGAGGTCAGAAATGGTGAAGGTTATCCACAGAAGGTACAAGGCACAATTCTCTGAGATCCTCAGCAGGGCCTCTGAGCACATGGAGATGGTGTTTGGCCTGGTGCTCAAGGAAGTCAGGCCCAACAGTCACTGCTATACCCTGGTGAGCAACCTAGATCTCAGCGACAGTGAGTCTATGAGAGGTGACTGGGGGCTGCCGAAGAATGGTCTTCTGATGCCTCTACTGGGTGTCATCTACCTGAATGGCCATCGTGCCTCTGAGGAGGAGGTCTGGAAGTTCCTGAATATTCTGGGCATCTATGATGGAAGAATGCACTTCATCTTTGGAGACACCAGGAAGCTCATCACAGAAAATCTGGTGCAGGAAGAGTACCTGGAATACAACCAGGTGCCTGGCAGCAATCCCCCTCGCTATGAGTTCCTCTGGGGTCCTAAAGCGCTCACAGAAAACAGCAAGACGAAAGTCCTGCAATTTTTGACCAAGGTCAACGATTTGGTCCCTGACGCCTTACTGCTGCATTATGAGGAGGCTTTgagaagaggaggcagagagaacCGGAGCCAGAGCTGCAACCGGgaccggcccttctgcctcagccagcgctga